The Cellulomonas sp. P24 genome contains a region encoding:
- a CDS encoding mechanosensitive ion channel domain-containing protein, giving the protein MRTELVARLVQADQTITEVTDVVKLVVAIVVGVVLALALAEVTSGVVRAVGRRSWLAVTLAARARRPLRAVMLVVAVWIGLRVGTTPPPGATRAGWILAIEHGLRIALIVSVAWLIGALAFVVEDAALKRFRSEVADDRHARRIRTQITVLRRVTVTVLVLCTVAAVLLTFPSARAAGASVLASAGVVSLVAGLAAQSVLGNFFAGVQLAFSDAIRMGDVVVVDGEWGRIEEITMTYVVVHVWDDRRLILPSTRFTSSSFENWTRRSSELLGTVEIDLDWNVPIEAMRTELRRLLDATDLWDGRVGVLQVTDASKGTVRTRALASAANSGALWDLRCYLREGLVGWLQREMPSALPRTRWEAGVPPVPTVAPTQEEHPVAPVIEVPGAAAGATSAPGSGAHAAVPVPDLEAAVAPAPAPTTVLPVPGSESTPGDGVPAPGDAESPAPGSDGTPVAVSRRSARRSTEDPRESGEQETIRLDLSASDSRLFTGSIDAIERSKAFSGPGEDAYAERDDAARKAERAERAEQQAAERQAAEERRRAAERPDD; this is encoded by the coding sequence ATGCGTACAGAACTGGTCGCTCGGCTCGTGCAGGCAGATCAGACGATCACCGAGGTCACCGACGTGGTGAAGCTCGTCGTGGCGATCGTCGTCGGCGTCGTCCTCGCCCTGGCCCTCGCGGAGGTGACCTCCGGTGTGGTGCGGGCCGTCGGACGGCGCAGCTGGCTGGCCGTGACCCTCGCCGCACGTGCACGTCGGCCCCTGCGCGCGGTGATGCTCGTGGTCGCCGTGTGGATCGGGCTCCGGGTCGGCACGACGCCACCTCCCGGCGCCACCCGGGCGGGCTGGATCCTGGCCATCGAGCACGGGCTGCGGATCGCCCTCATCGTCTCGGTGGCGTGGCTGATCGGGGCCCTCGCGTTCGTCGTCGAGGACGCCGCCCTCAAGCGCTTCCGCAGCGAGGTCGCGGACGACCGGCACGCGCGTCGCATCCGCACCCAGATCACCGTGCTACGCCGCGTGACGGTCACCGTGCTCGTGCTCTGCACCGTGGCCGCCGTGCTGCTGACGTTCCCGTCGGCCCGTGCGGCCGGTGCGAGCGTGCTGGCCTCGGCCGGCGTGGTCTCCCTGGTCGCCGGCCTCGCGGCGCAGAGCGTCCTGGGCAACTTCTTCGCCGGGGTGCAGCTCGCGTTCAGCGACGCGATCCGGATGGGTGACGTCGTGGTGGTCGACGGCGAGTGGGGGCGGATCGAGGAGATCACCATGACGTACGTCGTGGTGCACGTCTGGGACGACCGCCGGCTGATCCTGCCGTCGACGCGCTTCACGTCGAGCTCGTTCGAGAACTGGACCCGGAGGTCGTCGGAGCTGCTCGGGACGGTCGAGATCGACCTCGACTGGAACGTCCCCATCGAGGCGATGCGCACCGAGCTGCGCCGGCTCCTGGACGCGACCGACCTGTGGGACGGGCGGGTCGGAGTCCTGCAGGTCACCGACGCGTCGAAGGGCACCGTGCGGACGCGGGCGCTCGCGAGCGCGGCCAACTCCGGAGCCTTGTGGGACCTGCGGTGCTACCTGCGCGAAGGCCTCGTCGGCTGGCTGCAGCGCGAGATGCCGTCGGCGCTCCCGCGCACCCGGTGGGAGGCGGGCGTACCTCCCGTGCCGACGGTCGCGCCGACGCAGGAGGAGCACCCCGTCGCCCCGGTGATCGAGGTCCCCGGGGCCGCTGCCGGGGCCACGTCGGCTCCGGGGTCCGGGGCGCACGCCGCGGTGCCGGTCCCGGACCTGGAGGCTGCGGTCGCGCCCGCTCCGGCCCCGACGACTGTCCTCCCGGTGCCGGGCAGCGAGAGCACCCCCGGAGACGGCGTCCCCGCGCCCGGCGATGCGGAGTCGCCCGCCCCCGGGTCGGACGGGACGCCGGTCGCCGTGAGTCGTCGATCGGCGCGGCGCTCGACGGAGGACCCCCGCGAGTCAGGTGAGCAGGAGACGATCCGGCTCGACCTCAGCGCGTCGGACTCTCGCCTCTTCACCGGCAGCATCGACGCGATCGAACGGTCGAAGGCCTTCAGCGGCCCGGGCGAGGACGCGTACGCGGAACGCGACGATGCGGCCCGGAAGGCGGAGCGCGCGGAGCGTGCCGAGCAGCAGGCAGCCGAACGTCAGGCGGCAGAAGAGCGACGGCGCGCGGCCGAGCGACCCGACGACTGA